One Leptospiraceae bacterium genomic window carries:
- a CDS encoding DUF3336 domain-containing protein — protein MPQKTEEDLTKAESYNEWLAIAELIDESEDKMSWRKLDESDIFHSQLLREHINTMQELRASGDGQRLIGVVQESLSRHSWELNSPQLYTEAYSGTKFIISEYFREIEDSINFICDHTFTGITDNDKLKIFQEGNRIHGNTALMLSGGASFGIYHLGVVKALLEQGLLPRIISGSSMGAIIAAAACSKTDEELTIFFANPKKIHRVAIKVHETGEIFNQGSVMDPKQLMEHIHSNIGDYTFKEAFEKTGRVLNISVSATRKRQRPRVLNHLTTPNLLIEQSALASCAIPGIFPPVVLRAKNKNGNTVPYMESEKWIDGSVHLDIPMQRIIRLHNVSRSIVSQANPHVIPFLNEEKKNGLLPFVEDLIASTLQTQLLKFMDIGVGLSEKMPWLSIVDKARSMIDQEYRGDINIYYPMTLSSVAKIVSNPTQEEFEEYIHKGELATWPKIAFIRDQMHLNKVLETCIDKIKSK, from the coding sequence ATGCCACAAAAGACCGAAGAAGATTTAACAAAAGCAGAAAGCTATAACGAATGGCTTGCGATAGCAGAACTAATTGATGAGTCAGAAGATAAAATGTCCTGGCGAAAGCTTGATGAGTCTGACATTTTCCATTCACAGCTACTTCGTGAGCATATTAATACCATGCAAGAATTACGCGCTTCGGGAGATGGGCAGCGGCTAATCGGTGTTGTCCAAGAAAGCCTTTCCAGGCATTCATGGGAATTAAACTCTCCTCAGTTGTATACAGAAGCTTACTCTGGAACTAAGTTTATCATCTCTGAATACTTTCGCGAGATTGAAGATTCGATTAATTTTATTTGCGATCATACCTTTACGGGAATTACGGACAATGATAAATTAAAAATCTTCCAAGAAGGAAATCGAATCCACGGGAATACAGCACTTATGCTCAGCGGAGGCGCTTCGTTTGGAATCTATCACTTAGGAGTCGTAAAAGCTCTATTAGAACAAGGATTATTGCCTAGAATTATTTCTGGTTCCAGCATGGGAGCAATCATAGCCGCGGCTGCTTGCAGTAAGACAGACGAAGAGCTAACAATTTTTTTTGCAAATCCAAAAAAGATTCATCGAGTAGCAATCAAAGTGCACGAAACTGGGGAAATTTTTAATCAAGGTTCAGTAATGGATCCGAAGCAGCTAATGGAGCATATCCACAGTAACATCGGAGATTATACATTTAAAGAAGCATTTGAAAAAACAGGAAGAGTATTAAATATTTCCGTATCTGCTACAAGAAAACGTCAAAGACCGAGAGTATTAAATCATTTAACCACACCAAATTTACTAATCGAACAAAGCGCTTTAGCTTCCTGTGCTATCCCTGGAATTTTTCCACCCGTTGTACTTCGGGCAAAAAATAAAAATGGAAATACGGTTCCTTATATGGAATCGGAAAAATGGATTGATGGCTCAGTTCACTTAGATATTCCTATGCAGAGAATCATACGGCTACACAATGTTAGTCGCTCTATTGTATCGCAAGCAAACCCACATGTAATTCCATTTCTAAACGAAGAAAAGAAAAACGGCTTATTACCATTTGTCGAAGATTTAATTGCCTCAACTCTACAAACACAACTTCTTAAATTTATGGATATAGGAGTTGGACTCTCCGAAAAAATGCCTTGGTTGTCAATTGTAGACAAGGCAAGATCTATGATTGACCAAGAATATCGAGGTGACATTAACATCTATTATCCGATGACTCTTTCCTCTGTCGCAAAAATTGTATCCAATCCTACACAAGAAGAATTTGAAGAATACATTCACAAAGGTGAACTCGCAACCTGGCCTAAGATTGCCTTTATCCGAGATCAAATGCATTTAAACAAAGTCCTCGAAACTTGCATCGATAAAATAAAATCTAAATAG
- a CDS encoding WYL domain-containing protein, which translates to MPKDTTTKQERIVIALEYACLLYYEWNSGKKKKLDNFYEFLNSFDAMVRQEKEKIPDPQNLERNYRNYLSDLEANYDITVSLKKKSIQYNSSNSLEETSLDVLSFYIKHAFQGQNEIHNDSSIQKFLRYRLMLNTKKEEGFLMELLYSFVFIRYAIKYKLKLECNYKKLMSTDISVRRLYPLHLSTDAQYLTFIANDTKDNLRKQCILANLELKSNYSLLNEFRKNQKKSEKFNFKKFKESSEGRFHREEVQFKIRISNFSLEHLLLNYDFPVKILEDKGIWKIIEIISTDELELQKALFGYDTFAQILEPKEAVTRFKEKLTRILKEY; encoded by the coding sequence ATGCCCAAAGATACCACAACCAAACAAGAGCGAATCGTAATTGCCCTCGAATACGCTTGTCTTTTGTATTACGAATGGAATAGCGGCAAGAAAAAGAAACTGGATAATTTCTATGAATTTCTAAACTCATTTGATGCAATGGTTAGGCAAGAAAAAGAGAAGATTCCTGATCCGCAGAATCTAGAGCGCAATTATAGAAATTATCTTTCCGATCTTGAGGCTAATTATGATATAACGGTATCTTTAAAGAAGAAGAGTATTCAATATAATTCATCAAATTCTTTAGAAGAAACAAGTCTCGATGTCCTTTCCTTTTATATTAAACATGCATTTCAAGGACAAAATGAAATTCACAATGATTCCTCTATTCAAAAATTTTTACGATATCGGCTTATGTTAAACACAAAAAAAGAAGAAGGCTTTCTTATGGAGCTTTTGTATTCCTTTGTTTTTATACGATATGCGATAAAGTATAAACTAAAATTAGAATGTAATTATAAAAAGTTAATGAGCACAGATATTTCTGTCCGTAGACTTTATCCGCTTCATCTATCGACGGATGCACAGTATCTGACTTTTATCGCAAATGACACAAAGGACAATCTACGAAAACAATGTATTCTCGCAAATTTAGAATTGAAGTCAAACTATTCTCTTCTAAATGAATTTAGAAAAAATCAAAAGAAATCAGAAAAGTTTAATTTTAAAAAATTCAAAGAGTCCAGTGAAGGTAGATTTCATAGAGAAGAAGTGCAATTCAAGATTAGAATCTCCAATTTTTCACTGGAACATTTACTTCTTAATTATGATTTTCCCGTAAAAATATTAGAGGACAAAGGAATTTGGAAGATAATCGAGATTATCTCCACAGATGAATTAGAATTACAAAAAGCTTTATTCGGCTACGATACGTTTGCACAAATCTTAGAGCCTAAAGAAGCAGTTACTAGGTTTAAGGAAAAACTCACTCGAATTTTGAAAGAATATTAG
- a CDS encoding class I SAM-dependent methyltransferase, which translates to MKQIPCNSCGATFFKHLFQKKSSKDETFQIVKCQTCGLVQVNPQPSMEEVAKYYSDDYFTKRTDRGYDNYYSDKIRSEIERVFRLNLEDLDFFEWVKTLSKTKRTIDIGCAAGYFVNFMKSQGWEAEGIEIAEGPVRFAREVLQLPITKADFLNWDNEVKKKFELITLWASIEHLHKPKETLEKIYSHLEPGGRMILSTCRYGILAWITGINWRYMNVPEHLYYYSLKGIIKECERIGFKKISSITYGSGMTARKNSSFFYRTVKKFMDWFVKWTNQGDMMAIQFEK; encoded by the coding sequence ATGAAACAAATTCCCTGTAATTCCTGTGGTGCAACTTTTTTTAAACATCTATTTCAAAAGAAAAGTAGTAAGGATGAAACCTTTCAAATTGTAAAATGTCAAACTTGCGGATTAGTCCAAGTAAACCCTCAGCCTTCTATGGAAGAAGTTGCAAAGTATTACTCTGATGATTATTTTACGAAAAGGACAGACAGGGGTTATGATAATTATTACTCAGATAAAATTCGATCGGAAATAGAAAGAGTTTTTAGATTAAACTTAGAGGACTTGGACTTTTTTGAATGGGTGAAAACTCTTTCCAAAACGAAACGAACGATTGATATTGGTTGTGCGGCAGGTTATTTTGTAAATTTTATGAAGAGTCAGGGCTGGGAGGCAGAAGGAATCGAAATTGCTGAAGGACCGGTTCGTTTTGCAAGGGAAGTTTTACAGTTACCGATAACTAAGGCAGATTTCTTAAATTGGGATAATGAAGTGAAAAAAAAATTTGAACTCATTACTCTTTGGGCTTCTATTGAGCATTTGCACAAACCTAAGGAAACTCTCGAAAAGATTTATTCCCATCTTGAACCGGGTGGTAGAATGATATTATCCACTTGTCGTTATGGAATCCTTGCTTGGATAACCGGTATTAACTGGAGATATATGAACGTTCCGGAACATCTTTATTATTATTCATTGAAAGGAATTATTAAAGAATGCGAAAGGATTGGGTTTAAAAAGATTTCATCAATTACTTATGGAAGTGGAATGACTGCACGTAAGAATTCCTCATTCTTCTACAGAACCGTCAAGAAATTTATGGATTGGTTTGTAAAATGGACGAATCAAGGCGATATGATGGCAATCCAATTTGAAAAATAG
- a CDS encoding LptF/LptG family permease has protein sequence MVSAYIQKIKAEFFPIRILDKYLFSEFFYTFIGTVVMLVGILIISQVMDNMKTFIASKESTLHIYLFLFYNLPKMATLVLPMALMFSVCFVVGQFSTNKELVAAMAAGVSFYRIVTPIFVFGGFMWIFMLLLSEVVVRPFNTLAAYEYSLIQKGVGTKTDLVYQLHIKGKEGFYYVYWYDAPTKSVRGGFNYIKLNQKNLAEYVISAQNAKYNETEKNWKLEKIEEIYFDEKMKVQSYTRYNEKIYNFPESADYFSKPRKKVEEMNLFELSAEIEVRKNKGVPFSDLEVERHAIFAVPIMCLIVVIIGAIAGAYTTKSAGVMSLGISVGVVFLYYIMYSTGKSLGENGGIPPWVAVWSTSIFFFGVSYFLYKKFNL, from the coding sequence ATTGTGAGCGCGTATATACAAAAAATTAAAGCTGAGTTTTTTCCAATTCGAATTTTGGATAAGTATTTATTTTCCGAATTCTTTTATACCTTCATTGGAACCGTTGTTATGCTTGTGGGGATTTTAATTATCTCGCAGGTGATGGATAATATGAAGACATTCATTGCTTCTAAAGAGTCCACTCTGCATATTTACCTTTTTCTTTTTTATAATCTTCCGAAAATGGCAACGCTCGTCTTACCTATGGCGCTTATGTTTTCCGTGTGCTTCGTAGTTGGTCAATTTAGCACAAACAAAGAATTGGTCGCAGCTATGGCGGCTGGCGTTTCATTCTATCGAATCGTGACTCCTATTTTTGTTTTCGGTGGGTTCATGTGGATATTCATGCTGTTATTGAGTGAAGTAGTGGTTCGCCCTTTCAATACTTTAGCGGCTTACGAGTATTCACTCATACAAAAAGGTGTTGGAACGAAAACAGACTTAGTCTATCAACTTCATATCAAAGGTAAAGAAGGATTCTATTATGTATATTGGTATGATGCTCCGACTAAATCAGTTCGCGGTGGGTTTAATTACATTAAACTCAATCAGAAAAATTTAGCGGAATATGTTATTTCTGCGCAGAATGCAAAGTATAACGAGACGGAGAAGAACTGGAAGCTTGAAAAGATTGAAGAAATCTACTTTGATGAAAAGATGAAGGTTCAAAGTTATACACGCTACAATGAAAAGATTTATAATTTTCCTGAGTCAGCGGATTATTTCTCTAAGCCGCGTAAGAAAGTAGAGGAAATGAACTTATTTGAATTATCCGCAGAAATTGAAGTCAGAAAAAACAAAGGAGTTCCGTTTTCTGACTTAGAAGTAGAGCGTCATGCGATATTTGCAGTTCCCATTATGTGTTTGATTGTTGTAATTATTGGAGCAATCGCAGGGGCTTACACGACGAAATCTGCAGGTGTAATGTCTTTGGGTATTAGTGTAGGCGTTGTTTTCTTGTATTACATTATGTATTCAACTGGAAAGTCATTG
- a CDS encoding AAA family ATPase: protein MQFVIENIKKFRKKFLEFRELNKIKRIHAGGKISSTLLGLFEERAMRNESVRLYYGIFGILPSLKVFTTANTLKLIEHINKKNSESILFIHKREGYNAEKSQFEVSQMIYILKNNIIIELTYYTFDANGDDYFSKVYINYNQNNENEAMKITTDLLHFKEIYSNKNFIYLIIPVREGLDKKSIEIKKPKMKIRTHYNDDLIRMHLNILKKLKAERESGLFLFYGQPGTGKSTYIRRLIHSIKKNVIFISPNIAGNLDLPVFTKFLIDNPNSIFVIEDAENLIVSRDSENNSAISMILNLTDGLLGEGLGIQFICTFNTHLSRIDRALLRKGRLKALYEFGALTVDKSNYLLKSLNLEYETNKPMTLAEIYNLKEEKFDFDGEKRVIGFAA from the coding sequence ATGCAATTTGTGATTGAAAATATAAAAAAGTTTAGAAAGAAGTTTTTGGAATTCCGGGAATTGAATAAAATAAAAAGGATTCATGCAGGAGGCAAGATATCTTCAACTCTCTTAGGTTTGTTTGAAGAGAGAGCGATGCGTAATGAATCTGTTCGGTTATACTATGGAATTTTTGGCATTTTACCAAGTCTTAAAGTTTTTACTACAGCAAATACATTAAAACTTATAGAGCATATAAATAAAAAAAATTCTGAGAGTATATTATTTATACATAAGAGGGAAGGATATAACGCGGAAAAAAGTCAATTCGAAGTTAGTCAAATGATTTATATTTTAAAAAATAATATCATTATAGAACTAACGTATTATACTTTTGATGCGAACGGCGATGATTATTTTAGTAAGGTTTATATTAATTATAATCAAAACAATGAAAACGAAGCGATGAAGATTACTACTGATTTGCTTCATTTTAAAGAGATTTATTCGAATAAGAACTTTATTTATCTTATCATTCCTGTAAGAGAAGGCCTAGATAAAAAATCAATTGAAATCAAAAAACCGAAAATGAAAATTCGAACACATTATAATGATGATCTAATTAGAATGCATTTGAATATTCTAAAAAAATTAAAAGCAGAAAGAGAGAGCGGCTTATTCCTATTTTACGGTCAACCTGGAACAGGCAAATCAACCTACATTCGTAGACTTATCCATTCTATAAAAAAGAATGTTATATTTATTAGTCCAAATATAGCAGGTAACTTGGATTTGCCTGTCTTCACAAAATTTCTAATCGACAATCCAAATTCAATCTTCGTAATAGAAGATGCTGAAAACCTAATTGTATCGCGAGATTCAGAAAATAATTCTGCTATCTCTATGATTCTAAATTTAACCGACGGACTTCTTGGAGAAGGTTTAGGTATTCAATTCATTTGCACGTTTAACACACATTTGTCACGAATCGACAGAGCACTACTGCGAAAAGGCAGATTGAAAGCTTTGTATGAGTTCGGGGCATTGACTGTGGATAAGTCTAATTATCTTCTCAAGAGTTTAAATTTAGAATATGAGACTAACAAGCCTATGACTCTTGCAGAGATTTATAATTTAAAAGAAGAGAAGTTTGATTTTGATGGGGAGAAGAGAGTGATTGGGTTTGCGGCGTGA